A portion of the Malania oleifera isolate guangnan ecotype guangnan chromosome 3, ASM2987363v1, whole genome shotgun sequence genome contains these proteins:
- the LOC131150795 gene encoding 3-ketoacyl-CoA synthase 10 — translation MAGGEQDLLSTEIVNRGIESTGPNAGSRTFSVRVRRRLPDFVQSVNLKYVKLGYHYLINHGIYLATIPVLLAVFGAEVGSLSREELWKKLWDDARYDLATVLAFFGVFVFTLSVYFMSRPRSIYLIDFSCFRPHDDLKVSKAQFIEQARKSGKFDEESLQFQKRILESSGIGDESYIPKSLMSPENCSTMKEGRAEAATVMFGALDELFEKTKVRPKDVGVLVVNCSIFNPTPSLSAMIINHYKMRGNILSFNLGGMGCSAGIIAVDLARDMLQANPNNYALVVSTEMVAYNWYPGRERSMLIPNCFFRMGCSALLLSNRRRDYRRAKYRLEHIVRTHKGADDRSFRSVYQEEDGERLKGLKVSRDLMEIGGDALKTNITTLGPLVLPFSEQLLFFVTLVWRHLFGGGGGGGGGSTTSSSFPGQFLTTTKPYIPDYKLAFEHFCVHAASKTVLDELQRNLELSEGNMEASRVTLHRFGNTSSSSIWYELAYLEAKERVRRGDRVWQLAFGSGFKCNSLVWRSMRRIRRPASRNPWLDCIDRYPPVN, via the exons ATGGCGGGCGGCGAGCAGGATCTGCTGTCGACGGAGATCGTGAACAGGGGGATAGAGTCCACGGGGCCGAATGCGGGGAGCCGGACTTTCTCCGTGCGGGTGCGGCGGCGGCTGCCGGACTTCGTGCAGTCGGTGAACCTCAAGTACGTCAAGCTGGGGTACCACTACCTCATCAATCACGGCATTTACCTGGCCACCATCCCTGTTCTCCTGGCGGTGTTCGGCGCCGAGGTCGGCTCCCTCAGCCGCGAGGAGCTCTGGAAGAAGCTCTGGGACGACGCCCGCTACGACCTCGCCACCGTCCTCGCCTTCTTCGGCGTATTCGTCTTCACCCTCTCAGTCTACTTCATGTCCCGCCCTCGTTCAATCTACCTCATCGACTTCTCCTGCTTCCGTCCCCACGACGACCTCAAG GTTTCGAAGGCGCAGTTCATAGAGCAAGCAAGAAAATCGGGGAAATTCGACGAAGAAAGCCTGCAATTCCAGAAGAGGATACTGGAGTCGTCGGGGATCGGCGACGAGTCCTACATTCCGAAATCGTTGATGTCGCCGGAGAACTGCTCCACGATGAAGGAGGGGCGGGCGGAGGCGGCGACGGTGATGTTCGGAGCATTGGACGAGCTGTTCGAGAAGACGAAGGTGCGGCCGAAGGACGTGGGGGTGCTGGTGGTGAACTGCAGCATCTTCAACCCGACGCCGTCTCTGTCCGCCATGATCATCAACCACTACAAGATGAGGGGAAACATTCTGAGCTTCAACCTTGGGGGGATGGGGTGCAGCGCCGGAATAATCGCCGTCGACCTCGCCCGCGACATGCTTCAGGCGAACCCCAACAACTACGCCCTGGTGGTGAGCACGGAGATGGTGGCGTACAACTGGTACCCCGGCCGCGAACGCTCCATGCTCATCCCCAACTGCTTCTTCCGCATGGGCTGCTCCGCCCTCCTCCTCTCCAACCGCCGCCGCGACTACCGCCGCGCCAAGTACCGCCTCGAGCACATCGTCCGCACCCACAAGGGCGCCGACGACCGCAGCTTCAG GAGCGTTTATCAGGAGGAAGACGGCGAGCGGCTGAAGGGTCTGAAAGTGAGCAGAGATCTAATGGAAATAGGCGGCGATGCTCTCAAAACCAACATCACCACTCTCGGTCCCCTCGTCCTCCCCTTTTCCGAGCAGCTCCTCTTCTTCGTCACCCTTGTCTGGCGCCACCTCTTTggtggcggcggcggcggcggaggCGGAAGCACTACCTCCTCCTCCTTCCCCGGCCAGTTCCTGACGACGACGAAGCCCTACATACCGGACTACAAGCTGGCGTTCGAGCACTTCTGCGTGCACGCGGCGAGCAAGACGGTGCTGGATGAGCTGCAGAGGAACCTGGAGCTGAGCGAAGGGAACATGGAGGCGTCGCGGGTGACGCTGCACCGCTTCGGCAACACCTCCAGCAGCAGCATCTGGTACGAGCTGGCCTACCTAGAGGCCAAGGAGCGAGTGCGCCGCGGAGACCGCGTTTGGCAGTTGGCGTTTGGCTCCGGCTTTAAGTGCAACAGCCTCGTTTGGCGTTCCATGCGCCGCATACGGCGACCGGCGTCCAGGAATCCGTGGCTGGACTGCATCGACAGATACCCACCagttaattaa
- the LOC131151508 gene encoding ethylene-responsive transcription factor ERF012-like: MTVRLQDTRKTNILQNHTCGQITACPTAYVLTVPSHWFTCPSPRHFHNQRARLLHLYCTVHTYKSQTLRLSLSLSLSHTLYIQRRSSRHSSENPDESGGQSRYRGIRKRKWGKWVSEIRLPKSRERIWLGSYDTAEKAARAFDAALYCLGGLTAKFNFPESPPEIDGGESLTPPEIQAVASRFANEERSPSSEPRTGAAPEQCTSSSLAASASAGAHGGGGEDKLMDWSFLNLLYPGESVSDYDGLISSLDNGLELNLWFLKFHNNASSSKNMLIRQNIVL, encoded by the exons ATGACGGTCCGCTTGCAA GACACGAGGAAAACAAACATACTCCAAAACCACACATGCGGTCAAATCACTGCATGCCCTACCGCGTACGTCCTCACGGTGCCCTCCCATTGGTTCACGTGTCCATCTCCCCGCCATTTTCACAATCAACGCGCTCGGCTCCTCCACTTGTACTGCACAGTGCATACATACAAGTCACAGACTctgcgtctctctctctctctctctctctctcacactctgTATATACAGAGACGCAGCAGCCGCCATTCCAGCGAAAACCCGGACGAAAGCGGCGGCCAGTCCCGTTACCGGGGAATACGGAAGCGCAAGTGGGGCAAATGGGTGTCGGAAATCCGGCTGCCCAAAAGCCGGGAGAGGATATGGCTAGGTTCCTACGACACGGCGGAGAAGGCGGCCCGGGCGTTCGACGCCGCCCTCTACTGCCTCGGCGGCCTGACCGCAAAGTTCAATTTCCCGGAATCGCCCCCGGAGATCGACGGCGGCGAGTCTCTCACTCCGCCGGAAATTCAAGCCGTGGCCAGCCGGTTCGCGAACGAGGAGCGGTCGCCTTCGTCGGAACCCCGGACCGGGGCGGCGCCGGAGCAGTGCACGTCGTCGTCCTTGGCTGCGTCGGCTTCTGCTGGAGCGCACGGAGGGGGCGGCGAGGATAAGTTGATGGACTGGTCGTTTTTGAATCTGCTGTATCCCGGGGAGAGCGTGTCGGATTACGACGGGCTTATATCGAGCCTGGACAATGGGCTTGAATTAAATTTATGGTTCCTTAAATTCCATAATAATGCTTCATCAAGTAAAAATATGTTAATCAGACAAAACATTGTATTGTGA
- the LOC131151509 gene encoding uncharacterized protein LOC131151509, whose amino-acid sequence MTRWSIELSEFDIQYQLRPVVKAQVLAYFTAERLTESSTKSEEWTLHVDGSSNAAGGGAGFILSDLEGNETLFALILEFTTTNNEAEYEALLAEQLKGEFEARDPRMKKYLSKSRGYIEAFVQFDIEHVPRAENKKADALAKLASATGSEWKDTIYLERIGKPSYEEDRINLVASEFSKDDWREPLFLYLKDGSLPGDNKEAQKVRRKAERYTLMGRELYRRSLTLPYLRCLSKEEGEYILREIHEGVCGNHFASRALAHKAMRQGFYWPTMKKDAVELVRKSIVTDHGKQFDNDRFKKFCSDLSIKLLFASVAHPQSNGQVENMNRTILHELRTRLESMQGRWTEELPSLMWAYHTTKRAATGETPFMLVFGAEAVIPAKVGIPSWRRQYFNEQTNSEELRSEIDLLEERQDQASLKVSAYQQRVAKYYNHRMKVRNFQPGDLVLRKRRNNPSEPGSHKLKPNWEGPYKVTTEIKPGTYRLEEIGGKEIKNTWNSEMLKKYYS is encoded by the exons ATGACGAGGTGGTcgatagaattaagtgaattcgaCATACAGTATCAACTGAGGCCCGTGGTCAAGGCTCAGGTACTTGCGTATTTTACAGCAGAAAGGCTCACTGAGTCATCCACAAAGTCGGAGGAGTGGACATTGCACGTTGATGGGTCCTCTAATGCTGCTGGAGGGGGAGCCGGATTCATCCTTTCTGACCTGGAGGGCAATGAAACTCTCTTCGCCCTGATACTGGAGTTCACAACAACCAACAACGAGGCGGAGTACGAAGCCCTGTTAGCCG agcaacTCAAAGGAGAATTCGAAgctagggatccaagaatgaagaaatatctctcCAAGTCAAGAGGGTACATAGAGGCATTCGTCCAGTTTGACATAGAACACGTACCGAGAGCAGAGAATAAAAAGGCCGACGCACTAGCGAAGTTAGCCTCGGCAACCGGTTCGGAATGGAAAGACACTATCTATCTTGAACGCATAGGGAAACCCTCCTACGAGGAGGACAGAATTAACTTAGTGGCGTCCGAATTCAGCAAGGACGATTGGAGAGAGCCCTTATTCCTGTACCTAAAGGACGGATCCTTACCAGGAGATAATAAGGAGGCTCAAAAGGTGAGGAGGAAAGCGGAAAGATATACGTTGATGGGTCGGGAGCTCTACAGGCGATCCCTGACATTGCCCTACCTTCGATGTTTAAGCAAAGAAGAAGGGGAATACATACTACGGGAAATCCATGAAGGAGTATGCGGAAACCACTTTGCCAGTAGGGCTCTAGCTCACAAAGCTATGCGAcagggattttactggcccacaatgaagAAGGACGCGGTTGAACTCGTCAGAAAAT CGATAGTTACAGACCACGGGAAGCAGTTCGACAACGACcgcttcaaaaagttctgttcggaTCTATCTATTAAGCTTCTTTTTGCGTCGGTGGcgcacccccagagcaatggacaagTAGAGAATATGAATCGGACGATTTTGCACGAACTGAGGACGCGACTCGAATCCATGCAAGGTAGATGGACAGAGGAACTCCCTTCCCTTATGTGGGcgtaccacaccaccaagagagcagcaacaggggaaaccccaTTCATGCTTGTCTTCGGCGCAGAAGCAGTCATCCCAGCAAAGGTGGGGATACCCTCTTGGCGAAGGCAATACTTTAACGAGCAGACCAATAGCGAGGAGCTCAGATCAGAAATAGACCTACTGGAAGAGAGACAAGATCAGGCGAGTTTAAAAGTTTCCGCGTACCAGcagagggtagcaaagtactacaacCACCGCATGAAAGTACGGAATTTTCAGCCAGGAGACTTAGTCCTGAGGAAGAGGCGAAACAACCCGTCCGAGCCAGGGTCGCATAAGCTAAAGCCTAACTGGGAGGGCCCATACAAGGTCACCACAGAGATAAAACCTGGGACCTACAGGTTGGAAGAGATAGGGGGGAAAGAAATCAAGAACACGTGGAATTCCGAAATGTTAAAGAAATATTATTCCTGA